In one window of Prevotella fusca JCM 17724 DNA:
- a CDS encoding thioredoxin family protein: protein MKRRRYALLLVALLMLAVQVRAQQGAGSDGTNGITFFKGTFSEALVKAKQENKLLFVDFYAVWCVPCKKMAKTVFTQEEVGKYFNEHFISLQLDAEKGENVEIAKNYKVAAYPTVAFISPDGKALSVNTGAMDKDELMEAAKIAAGESVSFEELYNKYKADNNDLDVQQQLLLKAPSFLQAQEGMEADKWVTRLQKLYKNYVAAKAPLKLINENDYRIILMLEGDEDKEHKQYMIDLINDHLDDWTKTVGKAPAYYIVEANDIFAEDMAKDGNVKYKDYVEKVKNQYAKAYEVVGLTGITPYEKSKLYFDALFNLYKNKDVNGYVKAMETYFGKMENNLRSADYGKAAQNLYMAAGKSLKAKDHEVAIKWAEKALAQEDAVMDRVNYMVMIGDSYRELKNYAKSREYYNQAFAETLRLENMEMPQAMLQGAIKQKLSTLELLEK from the coding sequence ATGAAAAGAAGAAGATATGCCTTACTGCTTGTTGCGCTTTTAATGTTGGCAGTACAGGTTCGTGCACAGCAGGGAGCAGGCTCTGACGGAACGAACGGAATCACTTTCTTCAAAGGGACTTTCAGTGAGGCGCTTGTAAAAGCCAAACAAGAGAACAAACTGCTCTTCGTTGACTTCTATGCAGTCTGGTGCGTTCCTTGCAAAAAGATGGCGAAGACTGTGTTTACACAGGAGGAAGTAGGGAAGTATTTTAATGAGCATTTCATCAGCCTGCAGCTGGATGCAGAGAAGGGTGAGAATGTCGAAATTGCAAAGAACTATAAGGTTGCAGCTTATCCAACAGTCGCTTTCATCTCACCAGATGGTAAGGCTTTGTCTGTGAATACAGGTGCAATGGATAAGGACGAACTCATGGAGGCTGCTAAGATTGCTGCTGGTGAGAGCGTAAGTTTTGAGGAACTGTACAACAAGTATAAGGCTGATAACAACGACCTTGATGTTCAGCAGCAGCTCCTCCTCAAGGCACCGTCTTTCTTGCAGGCGCAGGAAGGTATGGAGGCTGACAAGTGGGTGACACGTTTACAGAAGCTCTATAAGAACTATGTGGCTGCGAAGGCACCTTTGAAACTTATCAATGAAAATGATTATCGTATCATTCTGATGTTGGAGGGGGACGAGGATAAGGAGCATAAGCAGTACATGATAGACCTCATTAACGACCATCTTGATGACTGGACGAAGACTGTTGGCAAGGCACCAGCTTACTACATTGTTGAGGCTAATGACATTTTTGCCGAGGATATGGCAAAGGATGGAAACGTTAAGTACAAGGACTATGTGGAGAAGGTCAAGAACCAGTATGCAAAGGCATACGAGGTGGTGGGGTTGACAGGTATTACTCCATACGAGAAGTCTAAGCTCTACTTTGATGCTCTCTTCAACTTGTATAAGAACAAGGATGTGAATGGTTATGTGAAAGCTATGGAAACCTATTTCGGCAAGATGGAGAACAACCTCCGTTCAGCTGACTATGGTAAGGCTGCACAGAATCTCTATATGGCAGCAGGCAAGAGTTTGAAGGCTAAGGACCATGAGGTAGCCATCAAGTGGGCAGAGAAGGCTTTGGCACAGGAAGACGCTGTGATGGACCGCGTGAACTATATGGTAATGATTGGCGACTCTTATCGTGAGTTGAAGAACTATGCTAAGTCACGTGAATACTACAACCAGGCTTTTGCTGAGACACTTCGTCTGGAGAATATGGAGATGCCACAGGCTATGTTGCAGGGTGCAATCAAGCAGAAGCTCTCTACACTCGAACTCCTTGAAAAGTAA
- a CDS encoding fasciclin domain-containing protein — MKKIIYIIMVCLTMGAISSCTKYNFDDTGLANGKHDMTMWEYFKGDSYNWDSLRVMAERADLVSLFQGTSKYGKNFTFFGPTNHSIRRYLLDNSMERVSDIPVADCKTFILNCVLPKKRVMLDDFKEGVKSSDPSTPVGKGGETVEMASGKQLWIYTFRESYNNVPGAGPLRIHLVSPTTTKTSDVASCNIETNTGVVHSLVYDFNLTDF; from the coding sequence ATGAAGAAGATTATATATATAATAATGGTGTGTCTGACGATGGGAGCAATCTCAAGTTGTACCAAGTATAACTTTGACGACACTGGTCTTGCCAACGGTAAGCATGATATGACCATGTGGGAGTACTTTAAAGGTGATAGCTATAACTGGGATTCCCTGCGTGTAATGGCAGAGCGTGCCGACTTGGTTTCGCTCTTTCAGGGAACGAGTAAATATGGTAAGAACTTCACTTTCTTTGGTCCAACCAATCACAGTATCCGTCGTTATCTCCTTGATAATAGTATGGAAAGGGTTTCAGATATTCCTGTGGCTGACTGCAAAACGTTCATATTGAACTGTGTTCTCCCTAAGAAGCGTGTGATGCTCGATGACTTCAAGGAAGGCGTTAAGTCTTCAGATCCTTCAACACCAGTCGGAAAAGGAGGTGAGACTGTAGAGATGGCTTCGGGAAAACAGCTGTGGATTTATACTTTCCGTGAGTCTTATAACAATGTGCCGGGTGCTGGTCCTCTGCGGATTCACCTTGTATCTCCTACGACAACCAAGACTTCGGATGTTGCTTCATGTAATATCGAGACAAATACGGGAGTAGTCCATTCGCTTGTTTACGACTTCAATTTAACTGACTTTTAA
- a CDS encoding M16 family metallopeptidase has translation MFKNIMKCLSSMPVALLIGFLFFPLSPANAQMKGLKKGKLANGLTYYIYNDGSVTGEAQYYLYQNVGAILENDEEKGLAHVLEHLAFNTTDHFPNGVMNFLRSHNLNDFEAFTGVDDTRYAVHNVPTDDAKLNENMLWVLRDWCHGIKMTANDIEKERGIILEEWRHRSGVDRRLTDAIAPVVYNNAGYATHNVIGSQKILETFQQKQVKQFYDKWYRPNMQFIAVIGDVDVDLMEKNIQTVFKTLPAKLVPVVGPQARSIPDNPTPLYMRFIDSENKSASFGLYQRYEVKGNAPEEDRVRQFIFTKFFNTLAPKRFVMLKNADKESYIAAEVSLSPLVRNYYQMAWDMVPYKGNEQKALQQLLAVRDNLRNQGFTAAEFNAEKEKMYIGMKDVLEAQGLGTPDNALMLFRQNFLYDIPVQDFRGQINRNLETLVELEVEDMNAWMKSLLNDNNLAFVTYSKSQAEMNITENDLMEALKAKSSFSDMARADDMKPVSQLIDFPLTGGKIVSEKQLKTLQAKEWILSNGAKVLYRNVPELNGQFLFAGSAEGGKSIVPAQDIANYTAMRSLLMQSGVYNYNRNQLAQWLQGKNINLSLSLEDYSDGVGGNAPVDNADDFFSYLYLILSRQNFLKSAFDKYVQRNLYVYENRATTGMAAVQDSIQQLLYPASAMNPRQDEAFFKSVQYDKLQEQFQAHLGNASRFTYCLIGDIPEAKAKELILRYIGSLKGEGKPMKTAIQPMDFSSSTPVIKRTFETETEGGMAEIEISFANKQKLSDREQAALEVMRGILERRYFDVLREKEHLTYTVGVQSNYTSQPVAGESLNIHLSTAKENADKAVSLVYSILEDVKAGRFTADEFKAVMVPLAVDEEQTSVASQSNSDPSVWMALLNIYAETGNEQSPNDNAASAPIFKTLTAQDITAVAMKVMMNAKQREIIVKPAAQEGKHTFK, from the coding sequence ATGTTCAAGAATATTATGAAATGCCTATCGAGCATGCCTGTGGCACTGCTCATAGGCTTTTTGTTTTTTCCCCTTAGTCCTGCCAATGCGCAGATGAAAGGACTTAAGAAGGGAAAACTGGCAAATGGGCTTACTTATTATATCTATAATGATGGCTCTGTAACGGGTGAGGCACAGTATTATCTCTACCAGAATGTAGGTGCTATCTTGGAGAATGACGAGGAAAAGGGACTGGCGCACGTGCTTGAGCACTTAGCTTTCAACACGACAGACCACTTCCCTAATGGTGTGATGAATTTCCTTCGTAGCCATAACCTCAATGACTTTGAAGCCTTCACGGGTGTCGATGATACTCGTTATGCTGTACATAATGTGCCAACAGATGATGCGAAGCTCAATGAGAATATGCTTTGGGTGCTCCGTGACTGGTGTCACGGTATCAAGATGACTGCTAATGACATTGAGAAGGAACGTGGTATTATCCTTGAAGAGTGGCGCCATCGTTCGGGTGTAGACCGTCGCCTGACGGATGCCATCGCACCTGTTGTCTATAACAATGCAGGTTATGCTACCCATAACGTGATTGGTTCACAGAAGATTCTGGAGACTTTCCAGCAGAAGCAGGTAAAGCAGTTCTACGACAAGTGGTATCGTCCTAATATGCAGTTTATTGCTGTTATTGGTGATGTGGATGTTGACCTGATGGAGAAGAATATCCAAACGGTATTTAAGACATTGCCAGCGAAGCTGGTCCCAGTTGTCGGTCCACAAGCAAGATCGATTCCTGACAATCCAACACCACTCTATATGCGTTTTATTGACTCAGAGAACAAGAGTGCTTCTTTTGGTCTTTACCAACGCTATGAGGTAAAGGGCAATGCGCCTGAAGAGGACCGTGTGCGTCAGTTTATCTTTACTAAGTTCTTCAATACATTAGCTCCAAAGCGTTTTGTGATGTTGAAGAATGCTGATAAAGAGAGTTATATTGCAGCTGAGGTAAGTCTCTCTCCACTGGTAAGAAATTATTATCAGATGGCGTGGGATATGGTTCCATATAAAGGTAATGAGCAGAAGGCACTTCAGCAGTTGTTAGCAGTGCGTGATAACCTGCGCAATCAGGGCTTTACAGCAGCTGAGTTTAATGCAGAGAAGGAGAAGATGTATATTGGAATGAAGGATGTATTGGAGGCGCAGGGATTAGGTACGCCAGACAATGCCTTGATGCTTTTCCGTCAGAACTTCCTTTATGATATTCCTGTACAGGACTTCCGTGGTCAGATCAACCGTAACCTTGAGACCTTAGTTGAGCTGGAGGTAGAGGATATGAATGCTTGGATGAAGTCCTTGCTTAATGACAACAACCTCGCTTTTGTTACCTATTCTAAGTCACAGGCTGAGATGAATATCACCGAGAATGACCTTATGGAAGCCTTGAAGGCTAAGAGTTCATTCAGCGACATGGCTCGTGCAGACGATATGAAGCCTGTCAGTCAGTTGATTGACTTCCCTCTGACTGGTGGTAAGATTGTCTCTGAGAAGCAGTTGAAGACTTTGCAGGCAAAGGAGTGGATTCTCTCTAATGGTGCAAAAGTGCTTTATCGGAATGTACCAGAATTGAACGGTCAGTTCCTCTTTGCAGGTTCTGCAGAAGGTGGTAAGTCAATCGTTCCTGCACAGGACATTGCTAACTATACTGCAATGCGTTCGCTTTTGATGCAGTCTGGAGTATATAACTACAATAGAAATCAGTTAGCACAGTGGTTGCAGGGCAAGAATATCAATCTCTCCCTCTCATTGGAAGACTATAGTGATGGTGTGGGTGGTAATGCGCCTGTTGACAATGCTGACGATTTCTTCAGCTATCTGTACTTGATTTTGTCACGTCAGAACTTCTTAAAGTCAGCCTTTGACAAGTATGTTCAGCGCAACCTCTATGTCTACGAGAATCGTGCTACGACAGGTATGGCAGCAGTACAGGATTCTATCCAGCAGTTGCTTTATCCAGCCAGTGCAATGAATCCACGTCAGGATGAGGCTTTCTTCAAGTCTGTTCAGTACGACAAGTTGCAGGAACAGTTCCAAGCACATCTTGGAAATGCCTCACGTTTCACCTATTGCCTTATTGGTGATATACCTGAAGCAAAGGCGAAAGAGTTGATTCTCCGCTATATCGGTTCACTCAAGGGAGAAGGCAAGCCAATGAAGACTGCTATTCAGCCAATGGACTTCTCGTCATCTACGCCTGTTATCAAGCGCACTTTCGAGACGGAGACAGAAGGCGGTATGGCTGAGATTGAGATATCTTTTGCTAACAAGCAGAAACTCTCCGACCGTGAGCAGGCTGCTTTGGAGGTGATGCGTGGAATCTTGGAGCGTCGTTATTTTGACGTGTTGCGTGAAAAGGAACACCTAACCTATACGGTAGGTGTACAGAGTAACTATACTTCACAGCCAGTAGCAGGCGAGAGTCTTAATATCCATCTTTCTACAGCGAAAGAGAATGCTGACAAGGCGGTTAGCCTTGTTTATAGTATTCTTGAGGACGTTAAGGCTGGTCGTTTCACCGCTGATGAGTTCAAGGCTGTGATGGTACCACTTGCAGTTGATGAGGAGCAGACAAGTGTAGCCTCTCAGTCTAACAGCGACCCATCAGTGTGGATGGCATTGTTGAACATCTATGCTGAGACTGGTAATGAGCAGTCACCAAATGACAATGCAGCTTCTGCGCCAATCTTCAAGACCCTTACAGCGCAGGATATAACTGCAGTAGCCATGAAGGTTATGATGAATGCCAAGCAGCGTGAGATTATCGTGAAGCCTGCTGCACAGGAAGGCAAGCATACTTTTAAGTAA
- a CDS encoding cation diffusion facilitator family transporter, producing the protein MEKEKNSGGMMSVIAALGANILVAISKFVGFAVSGSAAMLNESIHSVVDCGNQILLLVGNRQSTAKATEQHPFGQARAKYFYSLVVAMMLFFAGGALGIMEATEKLFHPEHGVENTWLIIGILVFGLLVELGSLRIAFKEIKELNKDNLSLYRFLRESRHSEILIIFAEDSCAVIGLLIALGGTLLTHFTGNPFYDAFSGVLIGVLLCAAALFLAREFYSLLIGESVTQKDLSRIKEVFNRTEIDRLINVKTIHLGPNDILVTAKIDVKNEYEAQASQLVNDIEKNMRAAFPEYKIYIYIETDKYKENY; encoded by the coding sequence ATGGAAAAGGAAAAGAACAGTGGAGGAATGATGAGTGTTATCGCTGCCTTAGGTGCAAACATCTTGGTTGCGATTTCAAAGTTTGTTGGTTTTGCAGTGTCTGGCTCAGCTGCTATGTTGAATGAATCAATCCATAGTGTTGTGGATTGTGGCAATCAGATACTGCTATTGGTAGGCAACCGCCAGTCAACAGCAAAGGCAACGGAGCAGCATCCGTTCGGACAGGCTCGTGCTAAGTATTTCTATAGCTTGGTTGTTGCAATGATGTTGTTCTTTGCCGGTGGTGCATTGGGTATCATGGAGGCAACAGAGAAGTTGTTTCACCCAGAACACGGCGTGGAGAACACGTGGCTCATCATCGGTATTCTCGTCTTTGGACTCTTAGTGGAGTTAGGCAGCCTTCGCATTGCCTTCAAGGAAATAAAGGAATTGAACAAGGACAACCTATCACTTTATCGCTTCCTGCGGGAGAGCCGTCATAGCGAAATCCTTATCATCTTCGCCGAAGACAGTTGTGCAGTAATCGGTCTGCTGATAGCTTTAGGTGGTACGCTTCTTACCCATTTCACGGGTAATCCTTTCTATGATGCCTTTTCGGGTGTACTGATTGGTGTACTCCTCTGTGCTGCAGCTCTCTTCTTGGCACGTGAATTCTATAGTTTGCTTATTGGTGAGAGTGTTACACAAAAGGACCTATCACGTATCAAGGAGGTGTTCAACAGAACAGAAATCGACCGCCTCATCAACGTCAAGACTATCCACCTCGGTCCTAACGACATCCTTGTCACTGCAAAGATTGACGTCAAGAACGAATACGAAGCACAAGCATCTCAACTGGTTAACGACATCGAAAAGAATATGCGTGCCGCTTTCCCAGAATATAAGATTTACATCTATATTGAGACGGATAAGTATAAGGAGAATTATTAA
- a CDS encoding RagB/SusD family nutrient uptake outer membrane protein — MKKIIILSICGCLLSSCSLDLQPENGLTYSNSFNTEKELNATTTSILYYVNTVVGSNYVLSTAGMKADEVLDAKQLREWNPRTVVSSEYSWKGLYDLIFEANLLLDNIDKTKDLSTNRRNYHVGQAEFALGLSYFLLAQRYGEAIITENSTEIKPYSLSPQSDVLNTAIEHAKKALEILPTWDKLTDLNGAAITDRQTASKGTAAALLAQVYAWKGSVTELYKLQGNAKDDYQKSIDYATLLIEGKVGTYRLCSSPEELCTYLSNEKTPNPEAIFSLLFDKTRSEFVVSPNEVAQNFVSWPVREDQTLADLPSSSTYQLHTSTVESLFPDATDQRLQAFFYQWGTSHEVDGTDYALMYKFRKAIMDADQYSASGKTYRTVDADYVYWRLADIYLLRAECYQKLGNEANAIADLNVIRSRAGALSYPSTYDTEGLKKAIFLEREKEFVGENDARYADIIRNGYVKEELQGKFKLLSNQDIQGGALFLPLPKDAWQDKDGHIINNQLRQKPYWQAYN; from the coding sequence ATGAAGAAGATTATAATACTCTCAATATGTGGTTGTCTTCTGTCCTCTTGTAGCCTCGACCTGCAGCCGGAGAACGGACTTACCTACAGTAATTCGTTCAATACGGAGAAAGAACTGAATGCGACGACCACTTCCATTCTGTACTATGTCAATACGGTTGTCGGCAGCAACTACGTCCTTTCAACGGCAGGCATGAAGGCTGATGAGGTGTTGGATGCCAAACAGTTGCGTGAATGGAATCCACGGACAGTAGTCTCAAGCGAGTATTCATGGAAAGGTCTTTATGACCTTATCTTTGAAGCTAACCTGCTGCTTGATAACATTGACAAGACAAAGGACCTGTCAACTAACCGCCGGAACTATCATGTCGGACAGGCAGAGTTTGCTCTCGGGCTGTCTTATTTCCTCTTGGCACAGCGTTACGGTGAGGCTATCATCACGGAAAATTCTACCGAGATAAAGCCTTATTCCTTGTCACCTCAGAGTGATGTGCTCAATACGGCGATAGAGCATGCCAAGAAGGCTTTGGAGATTCTGCCTACATGGGATAAGCTGACAGACCTTAACGGTGCGGCAATAACAGACCGTCAGACAGCTTCCAAGGGAACTGCTGCAGCCTTGTTGGCTCAGGTTTATGCTTGGAAGGGCAGTGTTACTGAGCTTTATAAGTTGCAGGGCAATGCAAAGGATGACTATCAGAAGTCTATAGACTACGCAACACTACTGATTGAAGGGAAGGTCGGTACTTATCGGCTTTGTTCTTCTCCAGAGGAACTTTGTACGTACTTGTCTAATGAGAAGACACCTAACCCCGAAGCAATCTTCAGTTTGTTGTTCGACAAAACACGCTCGGAGTTCGTTGTTTCTCCTAACGAGGTGGCGCAGAACTTTGTGAGCTGGCCTGTCAGAGAAGACCAGACTTTGGCTGACCTGCCTTCAAGCAGCACCTATCAGCTTCATACATCGACGGTGGAATCGCTCTTCCCGGATGCTACTGACCAGCGCCTGCAGGCTTTCTTCTACCAGTGGGGCACTTCGCATGAGGTAGATGGAACGGACTATGCTCTAATGTATAAGTTCAGAAAGGCTATCATGGATGCTGACCAGTACTCTGCAAGTGGTAAGACCTATCGTACTGTAGATGCTGATTACGTGTACTGGCGACTGGCTGACATCTACCTTTTGAGGGCTGAATGCTATCAGAAGTTAGGTAATGAAGCAAATGCTATTGCAGACCTCAATGTGATTCGTTCACGTGCAGGTGCACTTTCTTATCCTTCAACCTATGATACTGAGGGTTTGAAGAAAGCTATCTTCCTTGAAAGAGAGAAGGAGTTTGTCGGTGAGAATGATGCACGTTATGCAGACATTATCCGCAATGGATATGTGAAAGAAGAATTGCAGGGTAAGTTCAAATTGCTCAGCAACCAGGATATTCAGGGCGGTGCTCTTTTCCTTCCACTTCCAAAAGATGCTTGGCAGGATAAGGATGGACACATTATCAATAACCAGTTGCGCCAGAAACCTTATTGGCAGGCTTATAACTAA
- a CDS encoding SusC/RagA family TonB-linked outer membrane protein, giving the protein MKYHQHMLRALRRLPSLMFLTAFILMISWTSPAYAQVAVKKFSISFKDKSVAQILDFISTKGDYKINYSDDVKNDTLLLTISFEDVDELSAVENLLSHTSFIYNVDGKMIDVFKMKNATQGQYTLHGTVKDKDGLGVPFAIVQIKGTSKGVTADVDGNFSMPVEKEEGTISVSSVGYEAKTLKYHAGKALDVILPSSAYAMGEVTVVAYGKRNTREQVGAIASVKVEDLQKAPTASLENLLQGRMAGVDVTNLSGSPGGGGSRITIRGFSSLNQQGVNDGTPLYVIDGIPVTGSATDATGGINPLSGLDPSSIESVQVLKDAASASLYGSRAGNGVILITTKKGKSGRSEVSFNVSQSLSWLPSTPMQTMGKGERDIALRLAKSQRGAHYDYLTDQLVYPHSYKDSYGWDADNDGAYDYLWRNGKVLDSDRRLPGIAQDSLNTFYNNRTNWWKYAFRVGKVTKADMLLSGGTDNIRYMVNAGVYDETGIMISSNFRRFSLLSNLDFNLSTKLSAFTRINLTYATQKAGADGGRVQGLTFDPKRTSTLLPGKGSTAEQIALRQLRDIDKTNSNYNIRLSVGLNYNILKGLKFSSTYSLDHYFTRVYTFTPDYLKYDKKSEVQASNIAMTNVQTENILTYNLALPSDHKLELMTGMTYNYDLLQNLSGTAKGGPTNSIKFAGEGWPSLIKDGGTVRAAQSFLTNQQEQSLLSFLGRAAYSYKKRYMAELSIRADGSSVFGKDVRWGTFPSVGLGWAFSEEAFMKKLWWLSFGKLRASWGKSGQKFQEPYLALGVMEESNVYNGSLGLIPQSMANKKLTWEESDQYDLGLDLQLLDYRLKFKLDYYYKYSSKLLMQSYLPGNVFLATNMWDNASAISNEGIEFEAQYDIIRKKNWNWSVGMNLSHNKNMLRKTYNGEDLNDKVLGRPVYGIYTFKDEGIVQKEEDIPMYRNASGKLFPLYFQSINNPLRVGGRKIKDQNYDGVIDDKDLYYAGSTLPAVYGGLNSHLEWKGLSFDVLFSYTISRKVMNMYKNSAFTFTKDFGVIMNYFRANDFWTPTNRDAKYPSLEFADKDYVGQFDGNVDSNIENVSFLRLKQLVVGYQIPKNWLKGSFIKDANVYLSGENLFLITNYSGVDPEVINPYTGKDDGTQYPLNRKVTLGLNLKF; this is encoded by the coding sequence ATGAAGTATCATCAACACATGTTAAGAGCTTTAAGAAGGTTACCTTCTTTGATGTTTCTGACAGCTTTTATTTTGATGATTTCGTGGACTTCCCCAGCTTATGCACAGGTTGCAGTGAAGAAGTTTTCGATTTCATTCAAAGATAAAAGCGTTGCTCAAATCTTGGATTTCATTTCAACAAAGGGAGATTACAAGATTAATTATTCTGACGATGTGAAGAACGACACTCTGCTTTTGACCATCTCTTTCGAAGATGTGGATGAGTTGAGTGCTGTAGAGAACCTGTTGTCACATACATCCTTTATATATAATGTGGATGGCAAGATGATTGATGTGTTCAAGATGAAGAACGCAACACAGGGTCAGTACACCCTTCACGGTACGGTGAAGGATAAGGACGGACTGGGTGTGCCCTTTGCCATTGTACAGATTAAGGGTACATCGAAAGGTGTTACTGCCGATGTTGACGGCAACTTCTCTATGCCTGTAGAGAAGGAAGAGGGCACAATCAGTGTGTCCAGTGTGGGCTATGAGGCAAAGACGTTGAAGTATCATGCCGGCAAAGCCTTGGATGTAATCCTGCCATCCTCAGCCTATGCGATGGGCGAGGTGACTGTGGTTGCGTATGGTAAGCGTAACACACGTGAGCAGGTGGGTGCGATTGCATCAGTGAAAGTTGAGGATTTGCAGAAAGCTCCGACAGCAAGTCTTGAGAACCTGTTGCAGGGACGTATGGCAGGTGTTGATGTAACCAACCTGTCCGGCTCTCCTGGTGGTGGCGGTTCACGTATTACGATTCGTGGTTTCAGTTCGTTGAACCAGCAGGGTGTCAATGACGGAACTCCACTTTATGTCATTGACGGTATTCCTGTAACAGGTAGTGCTACGGATGCAACGGGTGGTATTAATCCGTTGTCAGGATTGGATCCTTCAAGTATTGAGTCTGTTCAGGTTCTCAAGGATGCAGCGTCAGCGTCTCTTTATGGTTCAAGAGCTGGTAATGGTGTTATCCTTATCACTACGAAGAAGGGTAAGTCCGGGCGTTCGGAGGTTAGCTTCAATGTGTCACAGTCTCTTTCATGGCTGCCAAGCACACCTATGCAGACCATGGGAAAGGGTGAGCGTGACATTGCTTTGCGTTTGGCAAAGAGCCAGAGAGGTGCACATTATGACTATCTCACAGACCAATTGGTTTATCCACATTCTTATAAGGATTCCTACGGTTGGGATGCAGATAACGATGGTGCATACGACTATCTGTGGCGAAATGGTAAGGTGCTGGATTCAGACCGCCGTCTGCCGGGTATTGCACAGGACTCACTTAATACCTTCTATAATAACAGAACAAACTGGTGGAAGTATGCTTTCCGTGTAGGTAAGGTAACAAAGGCTGACATGCTTTTATCTGGTGGTACGGATAACATAAGATATATGGTCAATGCAGGCGTCTATGATGAGACGGGTATCATGATCAGTTCTAACTTCCGTCGCTTCAGTCTCTTGAGTAATCTTGATTTCAATCTGTCAACGAAGCTGAGCGCATTCACACGTATCAATCTTACTTACGCTACACAGAAAGCCGGTGCGGACGGAGGACGTGTGCAGGGATTGACCTTTGACCCGAAACGAACATCAACGCTCTTGCCGGGCAAGGGTAGTACTGCCGAACAGATAGCGTTGAGACAGTTACGTGATATTGACAAGACCAACTCCAACTATAATATTCGTCTGAGTGTAGGATTGAACTATAACATCTTGAAAGGACTGAAGTTCTCTTCTACTTACTCGCTTGACCATTACTTCACACGTGTGTACACCTTCACACCTGATTATCTGAAGTATGACAAGAAGTCTGAGGTTCAGGCTTCCAATATAGCAATGACGAATGTGCAGACAGAGAATATCCTTACTTATAATCTTGCACTTCCAAGCGACCATAAACTTGAGTTGATGACTGGTATGACCTATAACTATGATCTCTTGCAGAACCTGAGTGGTACGGCAAAGGGGGGTCCGACCAATTCTATCAAGTTTGCAGGTGAGGGCTGGCCTTCACTTATCAAAGACGGAGGAACGGTAAGAGCTGCACAGAGTTTCCTTACCAACCAGCAGGAACAGTCGTTGCTTAGTTTCTTGGGACGTGCGGCTTACAGTTATAAGAAGCGTTACATGGCAGAACTCTCTATCCGTGCAGATGGTTCAAGTGTGTTCGGTAAGGATGTACGTTGGGGAACTTTCCCTTCTGTAGGTCTTGGCTGGGCATTCAGTGAAGAGGCATTCATGAAGAAGTTGTGGTGGCTGAGCTTCGGTAAGCTGCGTGCATCATGGGGTAAGTCCGGACAGAAGTTCCAGGAGCCTTATCTGGCATTGGGTGTAATGGAGGAAAGCAACGTCTATAATGGTTCGTTAGGTCTGATTCCACAATCCATGGCTAATAAGAAGTTGACATGGGAAGAGAGTGACCAGTATGACCTTGGGCTTGACTTGCAGCTTTTGGATTATCGCTTGAAGTTCAAACTTGACTATTACTATAAGTACTCAAGCAAACTGTTGATGCAGTCTTATCTGCCGGGCAATGTATTCCTTGCAACAAACATGTGGGACAATGCTTCAGCCATCTCCAATGAAGGTATTGAGTTTGAAGCACAGTATGATATTATCCGTAAGAAGAACTGGAACTGGAGCGTGGGTATGAACCTCTCACACAACAAGAACATGCTGCGTAAGACATACAACGGAGAGGACCTTAATGACAAGGTCTTGGGACGTCCTGTCTATGGTATCTATACTTTCAAGGATGAAGGAATTGTGCAGAAAGAGGAAGACATCCCTATGTATCGCAATGCATCAGGTAAGTTGTTCCCACTTTATTTCCAGTCAATTAACAACCCGTTGCGTGTCGGTGGTAGAAAGATAAAGGATCAGAACTATGATGGCGTGATTGACGATAAGGACCTTTATTACGCTGGCAGCACACTTCCTGCAGTCTATGGTGGTTTGAACAGTCATCTGGAGTGGAAGGGATTGAGCTTCGACGTACTCTTTAGTTATACAATCAGCCGCAAGGTGATGAATATGTATAAGAACAGTGCCTTTACCTTTACGAAAGACTTTGGAGTTATCATGAACTATTTCCGTGCCAATGATTTCTGGACTCCAACTAACAGAGATGCAAAATATCCATCTCTTGAGTTCGCTGACAAGGATTATGTAGGTCAGTTTGATGGCAATGTGGATTCTAATATTGAGAATGTCAGCTTCCTGCGCCTCAAGCAGTTGGTTGTAGGCTATCAGATTCCAAAGAACTGGTTGAAGGGCTCTTTCATCAAGGATGCCAACGTCTACCTCAGTGGTGAGAATCTGTTTCTGATTACCAACTATTCAGGAGTTGATCCTGAGGTTATCAATCCTTATACTGGTAAGGATGATGGAACACAGTATCCTTTGAACAGAAAAGTCACTTTGGGTCTCAACTTAAAATTCTAA